A genomic window from Salvelinus alpinus chromosome 10, SLU_Salpinus.1, whole genome shotgun sequence includes:
- the LOC139531547 gene encoding APC membrane recruitment protein 2-like — MEVQSECVEPPPPPCDPQPPGKINKAAFKLFGKRRSGMAGFFSFRNKGVNRNGNSVNVNSVGATNELVRSKTHDGLTSLEPDGQRAEESGISEAGQVRSLSKSLSFFSLLRRGSMRANENTGFGRRGRGLKGFFSSMKWRRKENVTEGEGEVAEVREGEVILTEEVKDITLTLEPQPRLPQEDHGSLEAEQNTESSGTSPSNNATTPLTHSIALTTNLSESLYTPSPSPLRTFLHSKPKTSISSVTAIPPLDQCDPPSEPSVDRLCSVLFTDVTSLKSFDSLTGCGDIIADAEEEGAGNGGGGVGSATSSSTSSGEGGGGVRSSINTHVTPSTSTSATASAPAPLHARARLMPSHSAPTQQPSGSGVVAYMGGGEEMASPDGVDDADMQGLWHMLPSGGENSPTFLRSNSHLAPPRGTERKLTQVKSLGLSKIPVVGGGGGGRVTKLPIHAACQTSSPNEMETKEEVPPQQDVPALRDEGYWDTPSATPTATPDNGFLRNQRLGLLCDSCSGDALYDLYNEELERSDDEEEEEDLMSTPSTSACEYKLSPLARTTPPFSSSSSSFHSMKGSTSLPRESKIPLSVRQITPPHSVSQSALSSVHATAPPSDTPTHAPPPARTRIPVSKVPVRRPGNKAGNATQGPAPRK, encoded by the coding sequence ATGGAGGTTCAGTCAGAATGCGTagagcctcctcctcctccatgcgatCCCCAGCCGCCAGGGAAGATCAACAAAGCAGCCTTCAAGCTGTTCGGAAAACGACGCTCCGGAATGGCCGGATTCTTCTCTTTCAGGAACAAAGGGGTCAACAGGAACGGGAATTCTGTGAATGTGAATTCTGTGGGGGCGACTAACGAGCTCGTCAGGAGTAAAACGCATGACGGACTAACGAGCTTGGAACCAGACGGACAGAGAGCGGAGGAGTCCGGAATATCAGAGGCGGGACAGGTGAGGTCTCTCAGCAAATCACTGAGCTTCTTTTCGCTGCTCAGACGAGGAAGTATGAGAGCCAATGAGAATACAGGGTttgggagaagggggaggggttTAAAAGGCTTCTTCAGTAGTATGAAATGGCGGCGGAAGGAGAACGTgacggagggagagggggaggtagcggaggtgagagagggggaagtgaTTCTAACAGAAGAAGTGAAAGACATCACTCTGACCCTCGAACCCCAGCCCCGCCTGCCCCAGGAGGATCATGGTAGCTTGGAGGCTGAGCAAAACACAGAATCGTCAGGAACCTCTCCCTCCAACAACGCAACGACACCACTCACGCACTCAATCGCCTTGACGACAAACCTGTCAGAATCCCTCTATACGCCATCCCCCTCCCCTCTGCGCACCTTCCTACACTCAAAACCCAAAACGTCAATTTCCTCTGTAACGGCCATCCCCCCTCTGGATCAGTGTGACCCTCCCTCCGAACCCTCAGTGGACCGGCTCTGTTCAGTCCTCTTCACTGACGTCACTTCACTCAAGAGCTTCGATTCACTGACGGGGTGCGGTGACATCATCGCAGACgcagaggaggagggggcaggAAACggtggaggaggagtaggaagtgCTACTAGCAGTAGCACTAGTagtggggaaggaggaggaggagtacgaAGCTCCATTAATACCCATGTCACCCCTTCTACCTCCACCTCCGCTACTGCCTCTGCCCCTGCCCCCCTCCATGCCAGGGCACGGCTGATGCCCTCTCACTCTGCCCCAACTCAGCAGCCCTCTGGCAGCGGCGTGGTGGCCTACATGGGGGGTGGGGAGGAGATGGCCAGCCCTGACGGGGTGGACGACGCAGACATGCAGGGGCTCTGGCACATGCTCCCCTCTGGGGGAGAAAACTCCCCCACCTTCCTCCGATCCAACTCTCACCTGGCTCCCCCCAGGGGTACAGAGCGGAAACTCACCCAGGTCAAGTCTCTGGGACTCAGCAAGATCCCTGtagtggggggaggagggggaggaagggtgaCTAAACTCCCCATTCACGCTGCTTGCCAAACCTCCTCGCCCAATGAGATGGAGACTAAGGAGGAAGTCCCGCCCCAACAGGATGTCCCGGCTCTTAGGGATGAGGGCTACTGGGATACGCCCTCTGCAACCCCCACGGCAACGCCTGACAACGGCTTCCTGCGGAACCAAAGGCTTGGCCTATTGTGTGACAGTTGCTCTGGCGATGCGCTCTACGACCTCTACAACGAGGAATTGGAAAGATCTGATgacgaggaagaggaagaagatctGATGAGTACACCTTCCACCTCTGCATGTGAGTACAAACTCAGCCCTCTGGCCCGGActactcctcctttctcctcctcctcttcctctttccacTCGATGAAGGGAAGCACTAGCCTTCCCCGCGAGTCCAAAATCCCTCTTAGTGTCAGACAGATCACACCCCCTCACTCTGTGAGCCAATCAGCTCTTTCCTCTGTCCACGCAACCGCTCCTCCCTCTGACACACCCACCCATGCCCCTCCCCCAGCCCGGACCAGAATCCCTGTCTCCAAGGTGCCAGTCCGTCGCCCTGGGAACAAGGCCGGCAACGCTACACAAGGGCCAGCCCCCAGGAAGTAG